The region GAATTCCAATTATTGTGCCTCAGGGAAGattttaaagtaaaaaatgtggaaaataGTGTTTGGACTTACCTGAGCTACAAAGTTGCTAACGACGCGACCATCATCAGTGCACATACGCGGTCCATAAGTGTTGAAAATTCGAGCAATTCTAACCTGAAAAACAATGACATATACATACTATGTGTGACTTGCTGCATAAACTGCTAATAGTGAAGAGTAATATTTTGATGAAATCATATAACCTCAAGATTAAGTCCCCTGTGATAATCCATGGTCAAGGTCTCAGCCGTTCGCTTTCCCTCATCATAACAACTCCTAACACCTAATTATCAAAAATCCAAACTTATTCAAACAATATTTTTGTATCCTAAGTTTCTAAGATAGAGGATGAGATTTTATTTGTGGCTATAATATTCAGAAGTTGAAACAAACTTACCAATGGGATTGACATTGCCCCAATAGGTCTCGGTCTGTGGATGCTCCAACGGATCACCATAGACTTCACTTGTGCTCGTCAGCAGAAAACGTGCTCCAACCCTCTTAGCCAGTCCGAGCATGTTCAACGTTCCCATCACATTTGTCTTGTAAAGAAAGTAAAGTTAAGGATTCTTCAATTCTAGAACAAACTTTGTAGTGCTCATGGAGTTCCATCTTCTCCTTTTTCTCATGGAGCAAGAAACAGAATGGGAAAATCTTCCTTTTGTTTAGACaaccaatttcaattttcttgaaaaatccaAAGTGCAATTTATTTTctcctcaaaaataaaaaatgtaagcAAGAAACCAGTGGACCAAATTTGCTTTTCTTGGAAAACCCAATTAGGCCAATGTAGCTTGCAAAAATACCATCATCTCCATTTTTGCATAAGCAAGAGACAGATGAGAAAGTTTTACTTTGTTTAAGATAACCCTATATGGATAATGTCCAAAAATAATCTTGCAAAATCCAAAGTGGATTTAGACTCccctcaaaataaaaaaatgtaagcCAAACAAGACAAACAGAGCATGTAAAATCACAAAGTCATGCAAGATATCAAGAAACTACAACAAAAATGCAACAAAAACTAATATGTAAACAAATATTGCCAGGATATGATTGTCTTGACGGGGTTGTACTTGTAATGTACAGGAGAGGCAGGGCAGGCCAAGTGGTATATCTGATCCACCTCGAGCAAGATAGGCTCGACTACATCATGTCGGATGAGCTCCATCCTATGACCTGAGAAATGCTGCACAAGGTTCTCCTTCCTCCCTGTGAAGAAGTTATCTACTACAATCACACTATCACCACGGGCAATCAAACGGTCCACCAAATGGCTCCCGACGAAACCAGCCCCACCAGTCACCAATACCCTCAAACGTTTGCTTTTCAATCCCAAAGGCACTCTTCCACCTGCATTTATGTACTTGTCCATTCTCAAAACAGAACACCAAGAAATCAAGAGAGCTTAAACCatccctcttaaaatgtgagaaTTTCTTAAAGAGTTTATGAGAAACAATGCAATCCCTCAAGCTTTAGGCCATGgtataacaaaattaaagaagcaaaaaataaataaaataaatggatcTTTAATTAGTATGCCCTAAAACAGAACaagaaacattaaaaaaaatcataatgaaAATTACCTGCTCGAAAATGACTAATTTGATCGTCGTGTAAATACGAAAATTGAGTCTGAATCCCGGTAGATTGATCGGAGAGAGGGATCGGCCCCTTCTGAGGCCGGGATGATGAAGGCATAACGCCGAAAACCAGACAAGGGATCGCAATTCCTATCAACAAACAAACAAATCTTTGTTCTTGAAGAATATATCGAAAAGGGGAAGATACAGAAATGTTTCTCTGATGTTTAGTGTTGCTCCTTCTGAGCAACTGCTCATCACTTCCCATTTTTCTTCTCCTTTTCCTTTGTTCTCCTGTcccttttctcttcctctctttgTTTATGTCTGAAAATGATGGCTGTAATAAAAGGGGCACAAGGAGGAATATACACAGATTTCGGATTgcgaaataaatgaagatcttGGTAAATTGAGAATCAAGAGAAATTCAGGTGGAAAAGATCAGATAGTAGCGATAAATTAATGCATTTGCATGAAATGAAAtagattcatttttttttcggtTTGGTTTTTTGCGTGAGATTGTTTGCATGggagtgtgtgttgtgtgtgaaaaaCTCAAAGTGAATAGGGAGTGGCGAGATGAGATCTAAAGCTTTTGCATGAAATTTCGGCGTAAGGTCGCTGTCTGTGCGTGACTCTTGCTATTTTCTGTTTGCttgttagtattatttttctaacactttctttttttaaaataaaatctagTACTATTGATTTTCACATAATTTCtctttctcctttttcttttatgggAAATGTCTGTAATGTAAGAAAATACTTATTTTGGTTCGATTATATTAAACACGTTTAAAtatgtttataaaatatataaagaatTTTATATTCGATTATGTATGATGAATGAATCGTCTcaaaagaggaaaaaaatatGACCGAATAAATTGGTGATTAATTATAGAGCAAACATGCACATATCTTTGATGGGCAAGGTAAAAATCAAGAAGTTATGTATATTTATTAGGAGTATATAGCAAATCTGATTTCTTGCCAATTTTGTTGAGAAGTTGGTAAATATGATAAATTCCCAAATATTTTGATTACAAGCTCACTTCACCAATAAAATCACTTGATTATTTTGGGGGAGTGGGGCAATTTTCTTATGGCATGGGGAGAGAGTACTATTTAGCAGTCTTGAATTAATACTATACCAATTGTACATTATTAGATCATCAAAATTCACAAACATTACACATGCATGCAGCTACATTTTCCATGGCAACCTAACTTGTAGGTCTCGTAAAGTTGATCCTAGTACATATGATTTGtctcaacaaaattaaaattgaatctTTCTTAATTGTGCTGTACAATTTGGTTCATAATTCTGTTTTTAATTGTTTGGTTCGAATGTTTATTGTCTGGatcaataatattttatgatttttgggATGCTATAAAAAGTCTTGGCCTGCGTTTGCAATTCTCGGCCAATGCCTACACTGCTCATTTTCACTTTTAAACCCAATTTATTAATGTCATCTCAAATTCTCAATGGAGTAAAAATATATGCTCCGACCATATTGCTACGTGATGTATAAATCCAATTATAATTGTAGGATTGTTATTGGTTGGGCACACAACATGACAATATGTCTAGAGAACTAAAATTTTATTCATCAAAATTCAGAAGCATTATGTCCAGCCAATCATAATTGCAGAGAGAGGAAAATAAGAAAGGGAgaatatttttacaattatAATTGGATGGGGACAGCACATGACAATATGTTTGGAGCAGTAAAATTTTATTCATCACTCTAATCCACAATTATCTCTTCCAGCATAATTTCTTTAACCATATAAAGAAGATCTGATACAAAAAAGCATGTAGAAAAACACACCGAACAAAGAATAAGAATGGTATGCATTTTTCCCCTAACTGTTGAAATTGCAAAGAATATGAGCAGAAGCTCAAGACTACAACAACACATCCACAACCAAATTAGAGTAAGGCAAAAAAATACCTCGTTGCTTCATCTCAGTATTCAAATCCCCTACTGAAGCATAAAACTCGAGTAAAGTTTGCTAATCTTTATAGATTGCCATGTATGACTATCCAATATGGCATCTGAGTTTATTACGGATATTAAGAAGTGGAGTATGGTAAGCGCAACCGGTTTCTTACTCATCCAAAAGTCAAGATTCAATTCTTGTGCTGGTTCTCTTTCAGGTCGAGGAACTTTGACACTCGCTCTGTTTTCGCTCCTGACTTGTGGTCGTAGTACTCGACAATAGCAGCCCCAGATAACGCAGCAAGAGTAAGTGCTTGAGCGTGCAACCTGATTGCAAGTGTTAGTGTTTTTTTATAACAAATCAAACTCAATGTTAAGATACTAGACTGTGTTAACAAGCTGCTGGGGGAAAAACTCATCAGCTTCATGATCACAGAAACACACAACTCAGGAGATACAAAACTTCAATATGTTATGCTACTGAAAACTGACAAGAATGGCAGTAAAGTACCATTTTTGACTGACCTCCCCTCTAAAATCGACAAGGGAAATCAAGAACCCTAAATTGACTTCAGTTTGCCTATTGCACAAGAAACCGGATATAACCATGCTCAAGATCCCAAAGTCACTCCAGTTTGCCCGCTTTGGAATTAACATAATATCACCGTGCTCAGGTACTACAAGGGTATGTTTCTTGCTACATAAACAGAAAGGGATACAACAAAATATATTCCTAAATTGCAATCTTGTATCTACAAACTAAATTAATGACCAAACCTCAAATATCATGCAACTGTTAGCAATGCAAGAACCAATCCTAACAATTGAGAAGCAAATTACACGAATGCATCTACACATTTTCCAAATCACAACGAGCACATAAGAAAACACATCAAGCACAGTTCTTCATCATTCATGCACTCTGCCAACAACATACAAAAACCATAAAATTAAGTTTTCAGTCCTCAATCTAACTTTAGAAACCAAGATCATGTGCACTATCATCACGGTAAGAACCTCAGTAATTAATAACCAACAACATTCAAAACCATAACTTAACAACTCATTATATATTTCCCAGAAACGACCTAATTTGCTATTGTCATCAAAATCCCACGAAACAACATATGCACAAATTATAACGACATCATACACAACAATTGAACAGCAAAATCCAAATGGGAATTCaagaaatgagaaaaaaaaagtagaagcgTACCTAGCGTGAATGATCTTGACGCTTGTCTTCATATTAGGTTGAGACCAATTGTATGCCATTGAGCCCAGAATCCCACTCGCCCACAAAGTCCCTAAAAACAAATTCTAATCAAATTAAAAAAGGGGGCTGAAATACCAATAAAAAGCCAATCTTGGAgaaaaaaataggtaaaaaacaaaattgaattCATCGTTACCAACAGTACGAAGCTTGTGCTCCACAACCCATTCCCTCAAAGCTTGAATCTTGCCCTTTTCTTCTCccatcttttttattttcacttCTCGTTTTTTCTTCAAAGTTTTCAATATTCAAAAGGGTTTTTTACCAGAAGAGAATTGTAATGTGGAGGGCGCAGCTGCAAAACAGGAATTCCATCGGTACACGTTGTTGTAGCGTGTTTGGTTCCATTTTAGCCGACTTTTGGACATTCAGCaaaatttattttcaagaaaattaataagtgctattttgaaaattaatgaGTACAGTGCTATTTTGCTCCTAAACATATGACTgatttacgattttggtctaaaacattcacttttttaaAATCGAATACAAAACATACGAAAACGCTGTCGAGTAGGTCCTTTTTTTACGGTTTCCGTCATTTTTTTACGGTCAACCGTCAATTAGTGAAAGGTTTACCCCGATTAGCCGATTTTTATTACTGTagctaattttgattttttttatatttacatgtaaatgtaaagtaaaataaaataaatggacAACAAATTACCAGACAAAGTAGTCATTCATATTCATTATCTACTTCCGattggtcctgaacatttaACCACACCCAGTGTcgaattacataaaaaaatgttgTCATAGGCACTGCATCAACCCTAACACCATCAAAACCCAAAAACCATCAAATCCAAAAACCAGCGAAACCAAGTATTCAAATGTCGTCTTCATCTTCTGGAATCGGAGAAGAATGGACTTCCGCGTGAGAACTAGGGTTAGAAGCACACAAAAACCCCGAAGCCGCCGACGAGCCTTGTTCA is a window of Salvia splendens isolate huo1 chromosome 3, SspV2, whole genome shotgun sequence DNA encoding:
- the LOC121793557 gene encoding uncharacterized protein LOC121793557, whose protein sequence is MGEEKGKIQALREWVVEHKLRTVGTLWASGILGSMAYNWSQPNMKTSVKIIHARLHAQALTLAALSGAAIVEYYDHKSGAKTERVSKFLDLKENQHKN
- the LOC121797433 gene encoding UDP-glucuronic acid decarboxylase 2-like; translation: MGSDEQLLRRSNTKHQRNISVSSPFRYILQEQRFVCLLIGIAIPCLVFGVMPSSSRPQKGPIPLSDQSTGIQTQFSYLHDDQISHFRAGGRVPLGLKSKRLRVLVTGGAGFVGSHLVDRLIARGDSVIVVDNFFTGRKENLVQHFSGHRMELIRHDVVEPILLEVDQIYHLACPASPVHYKYNPVKTIKTNVMGTLNMLGLAKRVGARFLLTSTSEVYGDPLEHPQTETYWGNVNPIGVRSCYDEGKRTAETLTMDYHRGLNLEVRIARIFNTYGPRMCTDDGRVVSNFVAQALRKEPLTVYGDGKQTRSFQYVSDLVEGLMRLMEGEHVGPFNLGNPGEFTMLELAKVVQDTIDPNAKIEFRPNTEDDPHKRKPDISRAKELLGWEPTVSLREGLPRMVNDFRQRIFGDEKETVGASSA